One segment of Paramormyrops kingsleyae isolate MSU_618 chromosome 8, PKINGS_0.4, whole genome shotgun sequence DNA contains the following:
- the cox6c gene encoding cytochrome c oxidase subunit 6C: MSLAKPVMRGLLAKRLRFHLPVAFVVCLSLAAAVKFGVTEPRKRAYAEFYKNYDANKEFNSMREAGIFESVRPSGE, translated from the exons ATGTCTCTGGCCAAGCCAGTAATGCGGGGACTTCTTGCAAAGCGGCTGAGGTTCCATCTGCCAGTTGCTTTTGTTGTGTGTCTGAGTCTTGCTGCAGCCGTTAAG TTTGGAGTCACAGAacccaggaaacgggcatatgCTGAATTCTACAAGAACTATGATGCCAATAAAGAGTTCAACAGCATGAGGGAAGCTGGCATTTTTGAGAGCGTCAGGCCCTCTGGCGAATAA